A single region of the Nicotiana sylvestris chromosome 6, ASM39365v2, whole genome shotgun sequence genome encodes:
- the LOC138870713 gene encoding uncharacterized protein gives MAIDMNVQELLVIGDSDFLIHQELRKRFTKTEFQHVPRIQNEFANALATLSSMIQHPDKNFIDHIPVKIYNQLAYCAHIEEETNGKPWFHDIKEYLAKGEYPELANPTQKRTL, from the exons atggccattgacatgaacgttcaagagttgctagtgattggagattcagactttcTTATACATCAG gaattgagaaagaggttcacgaagacggaattccagcatgttcccagaatccaaaatgagttcgccaatgcattggctaccctatcatctatgatacagcaccccgacaagaatttcattgatcacATTCCGGTGAAAATCTATAATCAgctagcttattgtgcccatattgaagaagaaacaaacggaaagccttggtttcatgatatcaaggaatatttggcaaaaggagagtacccagagcttgcaaatcctacccAGAAACGTACACTTtga
- the LOC138870712 gene encoding uncharacterized protein, with amino-acid sequence MNEAVEVVNKNIKNILRKMIKNYRQWHKKLSFAFLGYRTIVRTSIGATLYMLVYDTKVVIPVEVEIPSLRIIQEAELDDVDWVKICYEQLAFINGKIMTAVCHGQLYHNRMSRAFNKRVKIRQFALGQLVLNKNFPHQDEAKGKFSPN; translated from the coding sequence ATGAATGAAGCTGTAGAAGTCgtcaacaagaatatcaagaatatattaaggaaaatgataaagaattACAGACAATGGcacaagaagttatcatttgcttttctagggtatcgcaccatagtccgcacatcaataGGGGCAACCCTGTATATGCTGGTTTATGATACAAAAGTTGTTATtcccgttgaggtagaaattccttccctaaggatcatacaagaagctgagctcgacgatgtgGACTGGGTGAAAAtttgttatgagcaactagccttTATAAACGGAAAGATAATGActgcagtctgccatggtcaactctatcataacagaatgtccagagccttcaacaaaagagtcaagataAGACAGTTCGCATTGGGACAGCTGGTGTTAAATaaaaattttccgcatcaagatgaagccaaagggaagttctctcccaactag